The following nucleotide sequence is from Candidatus Aminicenantes bacterium.
GTCAGCCAGGGAGAGGCGCGTTTCGAAACGGGCGTCCCGGACCTCTTCCACGGCACTCAACCGCCCCCGTCCCAGGGGAAAATAGGGAGGATTGGAGAAAACCAGGGCTTGAGGTTCGAGCCCGTCGCGCATTGAGAGGAAATCCCCGCAGATCACCTGCATGCGTTCGTCGTACCCGTTCAGGCCTGCGTTTCGAACCGCCAGGTCACACAACCGGGGCTGCACTTCGATCGCCCGCACGCTGCGGAAACGCCCCAGCGCCAGTCCCATTAAAGAGATGATGCCGCATCCCGTGCCCACCTCAAGGGCGGCGGTTGTCGGCATCAGCGGCAGGAATCCCGCCAGCATGGGCGCGTCCAGGGAAAAGCGGTAACCACGGCGCGGTTGCAGGACCGTCAGTTTGCCGCGAAAAAAATGGTCCCGCGTGAATTGGTCGGCATCATGCCCTTCCATCCAGATACTCCCGAATCATGTTGAGGGCGTAATGCACGCTGCGGACTTTGATCACCCCGCGGTCTCCCGTCATCAACCGCCGCTGTCCCACATCCCCGTCAGCGGCATGCAGGTGAAAATATACCAGGCCCACCGGCTTTTGCGGCGTGGCGCCACCGGGCCCGGCGATCCCGGTTATGGACACGGCGATATCCGCACCGGTTCTTTCCCGTACGCCCCGGGCCATTTCCGCCGCCGTTTCCGCCGAAACAGCGCCGTACCGGCCCAGGGTCGCTTGAGATACTCCCAGAAAATCCCGCTTCAGGGCGTCATCATACGCCACCACCCCGCCCATAAAAGACCGGGAACTTCCAGGGACATCGGTCAGGCAATCAGCCATTTTCCCCCCGGTACAACTCTCCGCCACGACCAGGGTCAGCCCCTTTTCCCGCAGGCGGCGCAGCATGGCCGCAGCAAAGGATTCCTCTTTTTCGGTGACCAGGTGCCGGGCAAATTCGTTGCGGACACGCTCGGCGGCAATGGTCACCGCTTCTTCCGCTTCGGCCTTATCTTTTCGCGACCTTCCCATGAGACGGATCTCAATCAGCCCGGGGCTGGCCAGGATGGTGACATCCAGGTTGGCAACGCGGCCCAGCGCGGCCGTCAGGCGCGCATCCGCTTCAGACTCCGACAGGCCGGCGATGCGCATGACAGCGGAGCGGACGTGGAAACGGGAAAGAGGTCCGATGCGCGCCTCGAGCACGGCATCGAACATGGGCTGAAGCTCCGCCGGCGGACCGGGCAACAGCAGAACCCGGCAGGGTTCAGTGTCCAGGAACAATCCGGGGGCCGTACCCACCGGATTGGGCAACACTTCCGCCCCCTCAATCACAAACCCCTGGCGCGTGTTGGTTTCGGGCATGGCCATGCCCATCAGG
It contains:
- a CDS encoding competence/damage-inducible protein A, translated to MRAIVIAVGSELLNQERLDTNSLYISRRLREKGILTDMKMVVGDNREYLSWVVRQACKRAQIVITTGGLGPTADDLTREAVAEALRKEMIFREEIVATIRERFRLMGMAMPETNTRQGFVIEGAEVLPNPVGTAPGLFLDTEPCRVLLLPGPPAELQPMFDAVLEARIGPLSRFHVRSAVMRIAGLSESEADARLTAALGRVANLDVTILASPGLIEIRLMGRSRKDKAEAEEAVTIAAERVRNEFARHLVTEKEESFAAAMLRRLREKGLTLVVAESCTGGKMADCLTDVPGSSRSFMGGVVAYDDALKRDFLGVSQATLGRYGAVSAETAAEMARGVRERTGADIAVSITGIAGPGGATPQKPVGLVYFHLHAADGDVGQRRLMTGDRGVIKVRSVHYALNMIREYLDGRA